A region from the Argonema galeatum A003/A1 genome encodes:
- a CDS encoding BLUF domain-containing protein, with amino-acid sequence MKRLTYISKFSRPLSRQEIQAIGAISRKNNQKQNITGVLLCTQDIFFQILEGEERSIDKLYEKILVDDRHTDILCLQTEHDIKEKLFPDWSMQTINLDEKPDLIIKPIRALLRTLNESYRILEKYTQPTIVNLISSGINPLLVTPRKVEKIILFSDIVSFSTLVEKLPCEEIVAILNRYFTICTNSILARGGEVNKFIGDCVMAYFSAEQADEAIQASLDILSEVEKLRSDAPEGSPLRVLYNGIGLAQGEVVEGNIGSYAKMDYTIIGDAVNIAQRLESLTRSLSRSLILSVAVKNTTAVSWNFLKLGQYQVKGKQELIEIYSIDNKITSLPSNNIEMAGDISNYLDQIKKQRTCKPEPNFRF; translated from the coding sequence ATGAAAAGACTGACATACATTAGTAAATTCTCTCGCCCTCTTTCTAGGCAAGAAATCCAAGCAATAGGCGCGATTTCACGGAAAAATAATCAAAAACAGAACATTACTGGCGTTCTCTTATGTACGCAAGATATATTTTTTCAAATTCTTGAAGGAGAAGAACGAAGTATTGACAAATTGTATGAAAAGATATTAGTAGATGATAGACATACTGACATTTTATGTTTACAGACAGAGCATGATATTAAAGAAAAACTCTTTCCCGATTGGTCTATGCAAACTATCAATCTAGATGAAAAGCCAGATTTAATTATCAAACCTATAAGAGCTTTGCTGCGAACCTTAAATGAGTCATATAGAATTTTGGAAAAATACACTCAGCCAACTATTGTTAACCTAATCAGTAGCGGCATTAATCCTCTTCTAGTTACGCCTCGTAAAGTAGAAAAGATTATTTTGTTTAGCGATATTGTCTCTTTCTCTACCTTGGTGGAGAAACTCCCATGCGAGGAGATCGTAGCTATTTTGAATAGGTATTTTACCATTTGCACAAATTCGATTCTAGCGAGAGGAGGAGAGGTCAATAAATTTATTGGTGATTGCGTGATGGCTTATTTTTCAGCCGAACAAGCTGATGAGGCTATCCAAGCAAGTCTAGATATATTAAGTGAGGTTGAAAAATTACGAAGTGATGCCCCAGAGGGTAGCCCTTTGCGAGTTTTATACAATGGTATTGGTCTGGCGCAAGGCGAGGTAGTTGAAGGTAATATTGGCTCTTATGCCAAAATGGACTACACAATTATAGGAGATGCTGTTAATATTGCTCAAAGATTGGAATCTTTAACAAGAAGCCTATCGCGTTCTCTAATTTTATCGGTAGCTGTGAAAAATACTACAGCAGTATCTTGGAATTTTCTAAAGCTAGGGCAATATCAGGTAAAAGGAAAACAGGAGCTAATTGAAATTTATTCTATTGATAATAAAATTACCAGTCTGCCAAGTAATAATATTGAAATGGCTGGCGATATTAGCAATTATCTAGACCAAATCAAAAAGCAGCGAACGTGCAAACCAGAACCAAATTTTAGATTTTAG